The Peptacetobacter hiranonis DNA window TCAGCTTCTGCTATGTATATTTCTTTTTCTTTAGGTATTGCCATATCCGCAACTGCAACTGTTATACCACCTACAGTAGAATATTTGAAACCTATACCTTTAACATAGTCAAGTAATTCAGCTGTTATAGTGTTTTCATGTTTTCTGAAACATTTATCTATTATTTTACCAAGATATTTCTTAGTAACAACTTCATCTATTTCTAAACTGAATGGATCTTTTTCTCTATCTACAAATCCTAAATCCTGAGGTATACCTTCATTGAATATGAATCTACCAACAGTACTTTCTACTAGAGCAGATCTTCCATCAGGAAGAACTTTTCTAACTTTTACTAAAGCGTGTAATTCAACAACTTTATTGTAGTAAGCAAGTAATAATTCATTGTAGTCTTTGAATATCATACCTGTTCCTTTAGCACCATCCTGTGCTTCTATTGTTAAATAGTAACTTCCAAGAACCATATCCTGAGAAGGAGTTGTTATTGGAGAACCATCTTTTGGAGCAAGTATATTGTTTACAGATAGCATTAAGAATCTTGCTTCTGCCTGTGCTTCTACTGATAGAGGAACGTGAACGGCCATCTGGTCACCGTCGAAGTCGGCATTGTACGCTGTACAAACTAGTGGATGTAGTTTTATAGCCTTACCTTCAACAAGTACTGGTTCGAAAGCCTGTATTCCTAGTCTATGTAGAGTAGGGGCACGGTTAAGTAAAACTGGATGGTTTTTAATAACGTCTTCTAAAACGTCCCATACTTCAGTTTTTACTTTTTCTACTATTGATTTCGCACTTTTTATATTGTGTGCATAACCTTCTTCTACTAATTTATCCATAACAAATGGTTTGAATAATTCAAGTGCCATTTTCTTAGGAAGACCACACTGGTAGAATTTAAGTTCTGGTCCAACTACTATAACAGAACGTCCTGAGTAGTCAACACGTTTACCAAGTAAGTTCTGTCTGAAACGTCCCTGTTTACCTTTAAGCATATCTGATAAAGATTTTAATGGTCTGTTTCCTGGTCCTGTAACAGGTCTACCTCTTCTACCATTGTCTATAAGTGCATCGACTGCTTCCTGAAGCATTCTTTTTTCATTTCTTACTATTATATCTGGAGCTCCTAATTCTAGAAGTCTTTTTAATCTGTTATTTCTGTTTATAACTCTTCTATAAAGATCATTTAGGTCAGAAGTTGCGAATCTACCACCGTCTAACTGAACCATTGGTCTTATGTCTGGTGGTATAACTGGAATAGCATCAAGTATCATCCATTCAGGTTTATTTCCTGATTTTCTGAATGCTTCAACTACTTCTAGTCTTCTTATTGTTCTTATTCTTTTCTGTCCTGTACTATCTTTTAAGTCAGCTCTTAATTCTTTACTCTGCTGTTCTAGGTCTATATCCTGTAAAAGTTTTTTTACAGCTTCAGCACCCATACCAACTTCAAAGCTACCATATCCGTAGTTGTCTACAGCATCTCTGTATTCTTTTTCTGTTAAAAGCTGTTTAGCTGTTAATCCAGTTTCTTTTGGATCTGTTACTACATATGAAGCAAAGTAAAGTACTTTTTCAAGAGCTCTTGGAGACATGTCTAAAAGAAGACCCATTCTACTAGGTATTCCTTTGAAGTACCATATATGAGACATTGGAGCAGCTAGCTCTATATGACCCATTCTCTCTCTTCTAACTTTTGATTTTGTTACTTCAACTCCACATCTATCACATACTACGCCTTTATATCTAACTCTTCTGTATTTCCCACAGTGACATTCCCAGTCCTTCTGAGGTCCGAATATTCTTTCACAGAAAAGACCATCTTTTTCTGGTTTCAGCGTACGGTAATTTATAGTTTCTGGTTTTTTTACTTCCCCTCTCGACCACTGTCTTATTTTCTCTGGAGAAGCCAATCCTATTTTTATCGACTCGAAATTGTTTAATTCAAACAAGGAGTTCTCTCCCTTCTATTTGAGATTTATTTTTATTGTCTAACTTTGATTATAGCTGTCTGAATTCCAGACAGCTATAACCCTGAAATTACTATTAAATTAAAGCTTATATTTTAGTTATTACATATCATCATCGTCGAATGCACCATCATCGTAGTCCATATCGTCGTTTTCAAATCCATCAGATAAACCATCGAAATCTATTTCTTCGTTATCCCCGAATTCGTCTTCTACTTCTTCAATAACATGAGTTTCCTCTATGTCATCTGGTATAACATCTAATTCGAAATCTGCTACTGATATACCGTCATCTTCGTAATCAACAGATTCTTTTACTTCTATTTCCTGATCTTCAGCAGTAAGAACTTTAACATCAAGACATAATGACTGAAGTTCTTTTATAAGAACCTTGAATGATTCTGGTATACCTGGTTCAGGTATATTTTCACCTTTAACTATAGCTTCGTAAGTTCTTACACGTCCTACAACGTCATCTGACTTAACTGTTAATATTTCCTGAAGGATGTGAGCTGCTCCGTATGCTTCAAGAGCCCAAACCTCCATTTCCCCGAATCTCTGTCCACCGAACTGAGCTTTACCTCCTAGAGGCTGCTGAGTTACTAGTGAGTAAGGTCCAGTACTTCTTGCATGAAGTTTATCATCAACTAAGTGATGTAGTTTTAAGTAATACATATAACCAACAGTTATTCTGTTATCGAATGAATCACCTGTTCTACCATCATATAAAGTAAGTTTACCATCTCTTGGGTATCCAGCTTCTTCAAGAGCATCCATTATATCGTACTCGTTTGCACCATCAAATACTGATGTAGCTACATACCAACCAAGTTTTTTAGCTGCTAAACCTAAGTGAACTTCAAGTACCTGTCCGATGTTCATACGAGAAGGTACCCCCTGTGGGTTAAGTACTATATCCATAGGTGTTCCGTCTTCCATGAATGGCATATCTTCTTCTGGTAATACTCTTGAGATAACCCCCTTGTTACCGTGACGACCGGCCATTTTATCTCCGACTTTTATCTTTCTCTTCTTAGCTATGTAACATCTTACAAGTTCGTTTACACCTGGAGATAAATCGTCTCCATTTTCTCTTGTAAACACTTTAACGTCTACTATTATACCTGATTCACCATGAGGTACTTTAAGTGAAGTATCTCTTACTTCTCTAGCTTTTTCACCAAATATAGCTCTTAGAAGTCTTTCTTCTGCAGTAAGTTCAGTTTCTCCTTTTGGAGTAACTTTACCAACTAATATATCTCCAGAATCAACTTCAGCACCTATTCTGATTATACCTCTATCATCAAGGTTCTTAATTGCAGATTCCCCAACGTTTGGTATATCTCTAGTTATTTCTTCAGGTCCAAGCTTAGTATCTCTAGCTTCACATTCGTATTCTTCTATATGTATAGTAGATAATCTATCTTCTCTTACTAATCTTTCATTTATTAAAACGGCATCTTCGTAGTTGTAACCTTCCCAAGTCATGAATGCTATGAAACAGTTTCTACCAAGTGCTATTTCTCCAAGGTCTGTTGCAGGTCCATCTGCTATAACATCCCCAGCTTTTATCTCTTCACCTTTTGATACTATAGGTGTCTGGTTTATACAAGTTCCTGCATTTGAACGTTTGAATTTAAGAAGTTTGTACTTATCTTTAGTACCATCTTCTTTTTTGATTATTATTTCATCTGCAGATACTCTATCTACAACCCCACCATTTTTAGCAACAACAACTGCACCAGAGTCTTTTGCTGCTCTGTATTCTATACCTGTTCCTATGATTGGAGCTTCTCTTCTTACTAGAGGCACTGCCTGACGCTGCATGTTTGATCCCATTAGGGCACGGTTGGCGTCGTCGTTTTCAAGGAATGGTATCATAGCTGTTGCAACAGATACAACCTGTTTAGGTGATATATCCATGTAGTCAACTTTATCTGAAGATAGAAGTTCTAGAGCACCATTTACAGTTCTACATGCTATTCTGTTGTTTATGAATTCACCATCTTCAGTTAAAGGCTCATTTGCCTGTGCTCTGACGAATAAATCTTCTTCATCAGCTGTTAGATAGTGTATTTCATTTGTTACTCTTCCAGTTTCTTTATCATATTTTCTATATGGAGATTCTATAAATCCATATTCATTTACTTTTGCATATGTTCCAAGTGAGTTTATAAGACCTATATTTGGCCCTTCTGGAGTCTCTATCGGACACATTCTACCATAGTGTGAATGGTGAACGTCACGGACTTCGAACCCAGCTCTTTCTCTTGAAAGACCACCTGGTCCAAGCGCTGATAATCTTCTCTTATGAGTTAATTCAGATAATGGGTTAGTCTGGTCCATGAACTGTGATAACTGAGAACTTCCGAAGAATTCTTTTATCGCAGCAGAAACCGGTCTTATATTAACAAGAGCCTGAGGAGTTATAGATTCCATGTCCTGAACAGTCATTCTTTCTTTTATAACTCTTTCCATTCTTGAAAGACCTATTCTAACCTGATTCTGAAGTAATTCACCTACTGATCTTATTCTTCTGTTTCCTAAGTGGTCTATATCATCTATAGTACCAACACCGTAGAATAAGTTGAATTCGTAACTTATTGAAGCTATTATATCGTCAAGAAGTATGTGTTTTGGTATTAATTCTTTCATTCTTGATTTTATAGCTTCTTTTATTTCTTCTTCATCATCGTAGTTGTCTAATATTTCTTTTAATGTTGGGTAATGTACTTTTTCTTTTATTTTAAGATCTGATATATCGAAGTTTACATGAGCTTCTATATCAACAAAGTTATTACCTATTACTTTTATTTCTTTTTCGTCATCTACTAATAGATGAACAACATTTATACCTGCATTCTGTATATCTTTAGCAACATTGTATCCTATAGTTTCGCCTGCTTTTACGAACACTTCCCCAGTTTCTGGGTTAACTATATCTCTAGCAGCAACTCTATTCATTATTCTATAGCATATTGCTAGTTTTTTATTGAATTTGTATCTACCTACTTTTGCAAGGTCGTATCTCTTTGGATCAAAGAATAGTGCATTTATTAATGAAGACGCACTTTCTACTGTTGGTGGTTCACCTGGTCTAAGTTTTTTGTATATTTCTATAAGACCTTCTTCAACAGTGTTAGTGTTGTCTTTTTCAAGTGTAGCTGATAATCTTTCATCTTCACCTAAAAGTTCTATTATTTCTGCATCTGATCCTATTCCTAGAGCTCTTAATAATACAGTAACTGGCTGTTTTCTAGTTCTATCAACTCTTACTGATATAACATCATTTGAATCAGTTTCGTATTCAAGCCATGCCCCTCTATTAGGGATAACAGTAGAAGATATTAATCTCTTACCAGTTTTATCTCTTTCTTCAGCGTAATAAACACTAGGAGATCTTACAAGCTGACTGACTATAACCCTTTCCGCACCATTTATAACGAAAG harbors:
- the rpoC gene encoding DNA-directed RNA polymerase subunit beta', with translation MFELNNFESIKIGLASPEKIRQWSRGEVKKPETINYRTLKPEKDGLFCERIFGPQKDWECHCGKYRRVRYKGVVCDRCGVEVTKSKVRRERMGHIELAAPMSHIWYFKGIPSRMGLLLDMSPRALEKVLYFASYVVTDPKETGLTAKQLLTEKEYRDAVDNYGYGSFEVGMGAEAVKKLLQDIDLEQQSKELRADLKDSTGQKRIRTIRRLEVVEAFRKSGNKPEWMILDAIPVIPPDIRPMVQLDGGRFATSDLNDLYRRVINRNNRLKRLLELGAPDIIVRNEKRMLQEAVDALIDNGRRGRPVTGPGNRPLKSLSDMLKGKQGRFRQNLLGKRVDYSGRSVIVVGPELKFYQCGLPKKMALELFKPFVMDKLVEEGYAHNIKSAKSIVEKVKTEVWDVLEDVIKNHPVLLNRAPTLHRLGIQAFEPVLVEGKAIKLHPLVCTAYNADFDGDQMAVHVPLSVEAQAEARFLMLSVNNILAPKDGSPITTPSQDMVLGSYYLTIEAQDGAKGTGMIFKDYNELLLAYYNKVVELHALVKVRKVLPDGRSALVESTVGRFIFNEGIPQDLGFVDREKDPFSLEIDEVVTKKYLGKIIDKCFRKHENTITAELLDYVKGIGFKYSTVGGITVAVADMAIPKEKEIYIAEAEKEVEKLGKAYRRGLISDEERYEKVIATWTETTDKVTNALMDNLDRLNNIFIMAHSGARGSKNQIRQLAGMRGLMANASGKTVEIPVKSNFREGLSVLEYFTSAHGARKGLADTALRTADSGYLTRRLVDVSQDVIVRDIDCGTTETTEVLAIKDGNEVIEEIYDRIVGRYTIDPIVHPETGEVLVPADSMIKEDAAEKIVAAGIEKVNIRTVLNCKTKHGVCSKCYGRNLATGKEVNIGEAVGIIAAQSIGEPGTQLTMRTFHTGGVAGGDITQGLPRVEELFEARKPKGLAIITEVSGQVKIDETGKRKEVIVVPAEGEAQTYQIPYGSRVRVKDGQMVEAGDPITQGSINPHDIVRVKGIGGVQDYIVKEVQRVYRLQGVDVNDKHIEVIVRQMLSKVKVEDPGDTDLLPGGYEDVLVYEKCNEDAIAQGLRPAVAKRVLLGITKASLATESFLSAASFQETTRVLTEAAIKGKEDHLIGLKENVILGKLIPAGTGMKKYRNIAVEKIEE
- the rpoB gene encoding DNA-directed RNA polymerase subunit beta; this translates as MPHPVTIGKRKRMSFSKIKEIADVPNLIEIQVDSYKWFLEEGLKEVFDDISPIEDYTGNLILEFVDYSLDENPKYDIEECKERDATYCAPLKVKVRLINKETGEIKEQEVFMGDFPLMTERGTFVINGAERVIVSQLVRSPSVYYAEERDKTGKRLISSTVIPNRGAWLEYETDSNDVISVRVDRTRKQPVTVLLRALGIGSDAEIIELLGEDERLSATLEKDNTNTVEEGLIEIYKKLRPGEPPTVESASSLINALFFDPKRYDLAKVGRYKFNKKLAICYRIMNRVAARDIVNPETGEVFVKAGETIGYNVAKDIQNAGINVVHLLVDDEKEIKVIGNNFVDIEAHVNFDISDLKIKEKVHYPTLKEILDNYDDEEEIKEAIKSRMKELIPKHILLDDIIASISYEFNLFYGVGTIDDIDHLGNRRIRSVGELLQNQVRIGLSRMERVIKERMTVQDMESITPQALVNIRPVSAAIKEFFGSSQLSQFMDQTNPLSELTHKRRLSALGPGGLSRERAGFEVRDVHHSHYGRMCPIETPEGPNIGLINSLGTYAKVNEYGFIESPYRKYDKETGRVTNEIHYLTADEEDLFVRAQANEPLTEDGEFINNRIACRTVNGALELLSSDKVDYMDISPKQVVSVATAMIPFLENDDANRALMGSNMQRQAVPLVRREAPIIGTGIEYRAAKDSGAVVVAKNGGVVDRVSADEIIIKKEDGTKDKYKLLKFKRSNAGTCINQTPIVSKGEEIKAGDVIADGPATDLGEIALGRNCFIAFMTWEGYNYEDAVLINERLVREDRLSTIHIEEYECEARDTKLGPEEITRDIPNVGESAIKNLDDRGIIRIGAEVDSGDILVGKVTPKGETELTAEERLLRAIFGEKAREVRDTSLKVPHGESGIIVDVKVFTRENGDDLSPGVNELVRCYIAKKRKIKVGDKMAGRHGNKGVISRVLPEEDMPFMEDGTPMDIVLNPQGVPSRMNIGQVLEVHLGLAAKKLGWYVATSVFDGANEYDIMDALEEAGYPRDGKLTLYDGRTGDSFDNRITVGYMYYLKLHHLVDDKLHARSTGPYSLVTQQPLGGKAQFGGQRFGEMEVWALEAYGAAHILQEILTVKSDDVVGRVRTYEAIVKGENIPEPGIPESFKVLIKELQSLCLDVKVLTAEDQEIEVKESVDYEDDGISVADFELDVIPDDIEETHVIEEVEDEFGDNEEIDFDGLSDGFENDDMDYDDGAFDDDDM